The following are encoded together in the Oncorhynchus masou masou isolate Uvic2021 chromosome 5, UVic_Omas_1.1, whole genome shotgun sequence genome:
- the LOC135540153 gene encoding actin-related protein 2/3 complex subunit 4-like — MTATLRPYLNAVRATLQAALCLENFSSQVVERHNKPEVEVRSSKELLLQPVVISRNDKEKVLIEGSINSVRVSIAVKQADEIEKILCHKFMRFMMMRAENFFILRRKPVEGYDISFLITNFHTEQMYKHKLVDFVITFMEEIDKEISEMKLSVNARARIVAEEFLKNF, encoded by the exons ATG ACAGCGACCCTGCGCCCATACTTGAACGCTGTGCGTGCCACACTGCAGGCCGCCCTCTGTCTGGAGAACTTCTCCTCTCAGGTAGTGGAACGCCACAACAAACCAGAGGTGGAGGTCAG GAGTAGTAAAGAACTCCTACTACAGCCTGTGGTGATCAGCCGCAATGACAAGGAGAAGGTCCTAATTGAGGGCTCCATCAACTCTGTGCGAGTCAGCATTGCTGTGAAGCAG GCTGATGAGATTGAGAAGATCCTGTGCCACAAGTTCATGCGCTTCATGATGATGAGAGCTGAGAACTTCTTCATTCTCAGGAGGAAACCGGTTGAG GGCTATGACATCAGTTTCCTCATCACCAACTTCCACACGGAGCAGATGTACAAGCACAAGCTGGTGGACTTCGTCATCACCTTCATGGAGGAGATCGACAAGGAGATCAGCGAGATGAAGTTGTCTGTCAATGCCCGTGCCCGTATCGTAGCGGAGGAGTTCCTCAAGAAT TTCTGA